The nucleotide sequence ttcCAAACCTTTTTGTcgtttttgaatttttctgatCTCTACAACGACTGtatctttaagaaaaaagtattgGATGAAGTTGAAAGTTTCCTTCCATTTCATCTTCTTTCACTGGTTAATTTGTTGCCTATTTTTCCTTTGACACATAAATAACTGTCCTTCAGACTTTAAAATCCTGTATCATGTTACGACTCTGACATGGCGATCTGTTTAGAGGGAAAAGTCCGTATGACTTTTTTGTTGACATAATGCCACATCTGATTGTTTTGCGGGTCATGTGTTTATACCAAATAAAAGCTTAACCTGCTGATGATGTTTGTGTTCAAATAGATCCCTGCTGAAAAACTCGCAGAATCGCCCCAGCATAGCTGGCTCTGCTCTCCAGGTAACAGTTCAAGCTCCAAGAagactttttttcatgtttttgtctcttttttttttttttttttttttttttttagatgacgATGTTTGTTGAAAATGATTTCAGGGCGGCGGTCTGGACGGCAGCAACTCCTTCTACAGCCCAGCCTCCATGGGCAGCATCCCCCTGCACTCCCTGCCTCATGTCCTCCAGGAGCAGATGAACGGAGCTCTGGCGAATGGATCCGGATACCAAAGTGACAGTAGTGCGACGCAGTCTCCTCCACAAGCTTTGTAAGCTTCCTGATTCTCTAGTCCAATCaaactttctttattaaaaggatTGCTCATGCTGTGTGCAGCTCACGGCCTttgcaataaaaacataaaacagaggGACATGCAATGAAATATAAAAccccaaaaatgttaaaaactagGGCTGGGTGTCACCAATCATTTCCAGAATAATTCGATTCAattcaccagagcctggatcAATTTAAttctttcaattcaatttttaatttacgCTGTTTACATATTTtgacatatttgtatagaaatacattatatatgttttaaagGTATTGATATGAATAAGATGGAGTTTACATACTGGAAAATGTATTAGTGAAATAATAAGCCAATCAAATTTTTAACACCATACAGTGTCACATGGTTTCAAAAACAGAggagctccaacaaaaatgtacagatCATTAACATTGTAAACTGActcaaattacaaaaataaatgttctgcctctcctggagggcGTTTTAGTTTGGCCACAAGGTGCAGCTTGGACAACAGcattacactttattccagaagatttgagGAAAAAACTGTGCTTTACACTTCgaatggttactttaaaaaagtttcattaaaaGAGTTAtatataaagctgttcatttagttaGCGATGTATGCTTAGGTCGACCAACGAGTGTTAGCATTAGCCATCCTATGGGAAtttccattatacgttagcatcaagctagcagtATTTAGCTTTACTGGTGTTTTGCGTTAAGTCACCAGAAAAGGAAATGCATTAAAGTTCGATCTGTACTTTTATGATTATTGATTATTATTGATTATTGATCTCGGATCAATTCAGATCGATTAATCAGTTTGATCAACCCAGCCCTATTAAAATGGTGGGTTTTTAGACCATTCCTAAAAACCTCTATGGTCTCTGCGGCCCTCAGACTCCTAGCTAGCTGTTCCACTGGCAAAAACCATAACGATGGAACGAGGTCCCACTATACGTTTTAAACCTTGTGTTGTTGTTGCGTTTGTTGAACGACTAGTAGCTACGTatacaccgggcatgtgacgcacATTTAAGAACTCGCTAAATACCTGTGCTTGAATGCATGTTTAGCCCGTGGTGTTCACACTTgacaagcaggaaggggcttcttctttctctttttctactgtttacaaaCGTAAGTCCTCCACCAACAGTTGaaagaggtttggtgtgaaatgtcacagCGGCGCAAATCtgatgaatcttgctccagactttttctttctcagttcTATCCTAATGTATGATTGATTCCCACTGGACAAAAAACGGAAACATGAATTTCTCCGCcataatcaatttttaaatggttggcacCTCCGTGTTTTATAAGAAACGCAATGatgaactaaaatgtgaatgcaaaggttttgaacacggaagcccaaaAACGTGCATTTATgggcgtttacatagactttgctttggaagtggtcacttgttGCTAAGGCCAAAGTGAATGTAGcttctgactcttgtttttcctcccccctcccaccGTTTCATCAGCatcaaagaggagcaggaggacgaGGAGATCTGCGAAAATTACCCCTACGAGTCTCCTGCGAGCACCGACGAGCACGGCCACAGCCCGGACATGAACCAGGAGGAAGACAACAGCAGCCCAGAGAGGTCCAGCCTTCATCTGGACCGCGTGCCTTCTCTCTGACCACAaggtcaacatttttttcactgcGAGGCAAACCTAATCACAGCCTGTGTGATCcgcattccaaaaaaaaattaaaaaaaaaaacagtgtcatcCGCATAACATAACACTCTGTACTTAgggaattttaaaaaagattttccaacatttctttcttttgttttagtttctttatttCGCTCCCTGTTGTCTTTTTGTACATTTGGGTGACGTCACAGAAACACGTTTGTCAAACGGCTTGTGAgggttttcctttttatatatatatatatatttaattttattttatatgtaacACAAAAGAGACCACTGCGAGAAGAAAAAGCCAAAGCAAAGGGAACGCTAATATTATGAAAGCACTTCACAATAAGAGACTCTCCTCTCCATAGCTGCTTTGTGCTGTGTGAGGCCACACTACCTGATCTTATTTTTAGCCATCTTATGTAAAGATTTGTAGAGGAATTAAAAACAACCGAATCTTGctttaacaaatgaaaaatgttcacTGCCAGTGTGATCTGATATATTTGTATTTAAGGTATAATCACTGAGTTGATCAAAGGAAAAGTTTCTTGATACCTGCTGGTCTTTTTCATCCCTTCCATGAACATGACTTAATTTGGCTCTAACTGAGCTTGTAAGAGTAGATACTATAAGTATATCAATATTGTAAACAATGCATCTCTATGAATAATAAATTCCTCATGATATATGTGAATCTTGGTGTCTTGTAAGTCAATTTTAAATAATGTGCTGAAGTGCTCTTATTGCTGTGGtcaacgaccccccccccctcaatcTAGGACACCACTAAAAATGTAGTGTCctagattttaaaagcaatttgaacACCGTACTTCCTACATATTTTAAAAGGCAAATGTGACATCACTGCTTTCccaaacctaataaatatgaacattttacagactgtgttctgaagataacATCTTGAatggttttttaaaaatgagttaTAGGAAGtctttttcacatgaaaaattgTCCAAAGGCAGTGCATTTTGGTctatatttgacaaaatctagtgaccatcgatgcacactgttttttttttgcagagactgctgggaaatttctaaggcACCAgatttttggaattgtagatttcaacagcactacaaaatggcgattGTGTTATATAGTGAATAATGGCGTTATATAGTGCATAAtgtagtgagggaatttggacacaaccagtGCCTTCTCAAATCTACAGAGGCAATGGCGTTTAGGCTACACGTCATTGAAACTTGTCATttccaataattttttttttaatataatttagtGATTGTTTTGAAAGCTGTGGAGTCTTTGTAATGATTAAAAACTTGGTGGttgtaggaagaaaaaaaagagattttcaaATGATTTACTTCAATGTGAATAATTTACCATTAAAATGCAGCCCATACCATTACACTGCCACCATCAGACACAAATACAGGGCTTGGATAATTCTTTAGTTGCTGCAGTGAAAATTGAGACTCAGCCAAGTAAGTGTCGTTTTTCCATCTATCCAtttctaaccccccccccccacacacacacacacacacacacacacacacacattccctTTTGGGATCAAGAGTACATTCTGGACAGTTGGCTCAATTctctatcctttttttttgttcagaaagAAACCAAACCCTTTTTTGTTCTCGTGGGAAAGTTCCTATTCTGGATGTGAATCTAAAAATCTGTTGTTCTTCCAATTCTTGATACCGTTGAATGTGTGGCTAACAGGTAAGCATGGCCCCTGTGACTGTATAGAAGTAGATATATGGCTTGAATGTCTGTATATTTACAGTCGTTAGGGGAAAAATATATGAATAAGGGTCATGTCAAATGTTTGATCCAGTCTTTTTCAAGTCCttgcatgtcttttttttttttgaagccaTTCATCTTCAACCTCTagttttgatacattttaacCTGATCTTTTTCATGGTTGGTATTAAAAATCTCTAGGTTTTGATTCCTGATGGCCAAAAACAGATGGGCTTAAAGTTTAGACTGAAAAAAGGTGTGCAAATAAGCAAAAGGGAATTGACACAACTCagcaaaaaattttttttttatcttttactgGCTCTTTTAACTAATAGTAACCAAATGCcatcttatttatttaattatattgCCTTTTAAAGGCAAGGTGCTGaagttcactttttaaaatcagatcTAAGCTCAatgagtttttcatttttatgctttCATTTCATGCGAGGTCAGACTGAGCAAAGGGAACAAGTGCAGCAAGATCCTCAAATTTAGCCTGAgagatgggggagggggggggtatcATCCCATCCATTACCAGGATCCCCTGTAGGTCATCTCATGACGCATTTATAGGGCGGGCTAAGAGCTTTTGGGCACACAGTGGTTCTGGGACAAAATGAGTTCTGGTAACAATTCACATCCCACTAAGTTCAGTCTGGTCCAAGTGAAGGGGACGTGGATCCGGCAAAATGAGCAGAACCAAGTGGAGGGGGGAAAGTGGTCAGAAGCtaaaatgtaagtttttaaTACTATTTGCCTAAAACTCTTTCTCTGGTTGATGTCCTTGTTTAATCACATAAGAGCACATCTGTCAAAATGACTGCACTCATTTCCTTTTCCAACTGCCAAATTATAAACATAACAGAGGTGCcttttgaatgatttttttgtttgtgtgttttttattgtattttgtttttattataccTACTGTAACCTTGCTCCTGTAACATTCTGTACTGTATGTACAAAGTTCCATGGCCTGACGGAGGTGAAATACCTGTCTATTTTAAGTAACAGTGACACTATGAGAAGCAGAGGGgtgcaaaaaaagaatttacatATCTACACACAGCACAGTCAGAAGAACAGCAATCTCTTGAATGTATAGCCAGTAAACTAGTAAtgcaaatacaattttaataaagaaaaatgcttaaGTATATAAATTTAGATATATATTTCGTAAACATAAATTAGATGGTGGGGGCAATAAAGTATTTGTCATTCACTTATTCTGCACGTGTCCCGTTTAACAAGATCTGTAATGTTTATAAGTGGTGTAgagaataaatatatatttctttaataCTTTGTAATTTAACCTTGGTTAAAGCATGACAGAGGTCAGACGTTTCCTGTAGGTCATCATCAGGTCTGCACTTTAGCTGCTCTTTTGGCCCATTCTTCCAtccagatcttctcaagagctgtgatgttttggaaCTGTTGCTGGGAAACTCAGACTTTCAACTCCTTTCCCAGATTCCTTCCCCAAATTCTGTTGAATTGAGGTCAGAGACTGGCTAGACCACTAAAGAACACTGATGTGCTTTTTTATGTAACCCCTCCTTTGTTGCCCGGGCGATGCGTTTGGGATCTTTCTCAGGCTGGAAGATCCAGCCATGTTTTATCCTCTATGCTCTCACTGATGAAAGGAGGTTTTGTTAATCTCTCCATACGTGGAGATTCATCCTTTTCCTTAATACAGATCAATCGTCTCATTCCCTTTGCAGTAAAGCAGCCTCaaaccatgatgtttccaccccgtGCTCCACAGTGGGTTTTATGTTTTAGGGATGTAACGACGCACTTTTCCCCTTCAAACGTGGTGAGTGGTATTTATACCAAAGAATTGCATTTAGGTCTCATCTGACCGAATGacatcctcctctggatcatccagatggtctctggaGAACTTTAGATGGATCTGGACATGTGTTGACTTAAGCAAAGTGACCTTTGGAACACTGGAGGATTTGAATCCATGACGATGTAGTGTGTTGTCACAGTAACCTTTATTACTGTGGTCACAGCTCTCATCAGGTCACTGACCAGGTCCCTCATGTAGCTCTGTTTCCTCACCGTTCTCAGGATCATTTTTTGCGCACCAGTTAAGGTCTTGGAtggagctccaggtggaggCAGATTGTCAatgatcttgtctttcttccatttgttttttctaacagtTAAGCTCTTCTCTCTAAGTTAATTGCTTATTGTAGATTGGTTCATCCCCGTCTCTTTCAGGTGAACAATGTTGTTGTGGTCTCCTCCCACAGCCCAttggtcatggtggagaggttacagtctgactgtttaaagGTGTAGACAGGTGTCTTTCATACAGATAAGCAGTTCAAACTGAAGCCATTAATACATGCAACaagtggaggatagaagagATAACTGTTCTGCGAGGAACTGAATTCTTGCTTGTTCGTAGGAGATAAATACTTATGATAGATTGTTTCTGTCACAGTTGAAGTGTGCCTCTGATTAAGATCACAGACCAAACTCATTTTTAAATGGAACAACTTGCAAAATTGCTGAGTGACATATTTGGCactgtcaaagaaaaaacagtccACTAAGGGCAAACCTAAAATTCTTAGTAACAAGGAAAACcaaatctgcattttttgttACAGCTATGAGGACAAGTCCAAACATGGAGTTTCGTGGACAGTCGTCAGCCCAATTGTGTTCACCTACAGAGTCATCCAGTGCCAAAACATTCTGGACCCCGAGAACGACACGCTGCTCTGGGGCCACTTAGGATCCCAAGTTCATGCAAACGCTGGCTGTACATCCAAACCCATCAAGCGTTTTGTTGTCATTGATGAAACTGTGAATCAGCTGTATGGCTCTCAGGTGGCTCGGTACTTTGACGCCAGAGAGGTCGTTTACAAGATTCTCCCTCTTCCAACAACTGAGGAGAACAAAAGCATGGAGCTGGTGACCGTGATCCTGGAGGCTGTTCACCACTTCGGCATTGACAGGCGCTCTGAGCCTATCATTGCTATCGGAGGAGGGGTCTGCCTGGATGTGGTCGGTCTGGCAGCTTCTCTGTATCGCCGGAGGACTCCGTACATCCGGGTCCCGACCACCTTCCTGGCATACATCGATGCCAGCGTGGGAGCAAAGACGGGGGTCAACTTTGCTGGTGGAAAAAACAAGCTGGGGAGTTACGTTCCACCAGTGGCGACCTTCTTAGACTGCTCTTTCTTTCAAACCCTGCCCGGGCGTCAGATCTCTAACGGGCTGGCAGAGATGTTGAAGGTGCACCTGTCTGCATGATCACAGATGAGCTGTCTTCACGCCTCGCACCGAGTGGAGGTTGTTGCAATTAAACACATGAGGTCATAAACACTTAGACTTGACTGTGAAACACACCCATTCTAACTCATGCTAACACATTGCTTTCTCAGCTTTGATGCTTTTAAATATTGCAGGCAAGTTTCAAGGGGAGGGGTGTCGCCACACAACATCTGCAGAGATGAGTCCAAATTTAGGATGTGCACCTTCCAATGTGCAAATTTAAAGTGTGATGGTGTTTAAGTGAAAATTTACAGTTGGATTATTTATGAATTGTTTTGGGGTGAAGGGTTCAAATCAGGGGTCTTCAGTCTTTCAACACTTAAAAGGCAATTTGCCATGATTTCTCCTTAACCATAACCCTGTGGGAGCGACAAAGTCTTACTTTTGATAGATGCTTtaatgacttcctttcaaaataaaagacacccagTGTATAAAAGAATCATCtgaatgcagcaaatgtagcaGTCGGCAGTATAATATCAGTGGTGATTTACTTGATTTTACCATTTGTGGCccataaacaaaaattaaattaattaagtgACCCTTACTATATTTTCTAAACCCTAGGGCACACTTAAATTCCTTGAATTTGTTCAATTATAGAAAATCTGGATTATAATCTGGTTTGCCCTAACTCAGGTTGTGCTTTCTGACCTCCAGCTGATTTTGTGTGGTACACGGCACAAAAAGTCTGTCAAAAGGTTTTAGTTGGACTTGTCATAAGCACTGatgtttgtgaatgagttgaataaagtttgagttagtttacttctttttttttaacttatttactttttacttcAGAGTTACTATATACAATTAAAAGGTTTTATCGAACCAGAGAGCCACAGTGGAGGGGTCAAAGGACAACAGGTGCCTCTGGAGCGGCAGGTTGCAGACGTCGGGTCAAAGTGAACCAacttttttgagattttttttctaacatgaGATTTTTAGCAGTTTGAGTCACTTTTGataaaattccatttttttgttaacttaTTTCAAGCACTTTATAAAAAAGCTGTTctcctgatttttttattttaagattttcaACTTTATTAATTGCTTGGATTGTCTTTTATTCAGTTCGTTaagggaaaatcatttttttcttttatcattagAAGGgcaacaagtcatttttttcccaaaagaaTTTCAGTTgcaacaaatacttttttatgcTGAAACACCACGTCTTTCCCACTAATGCTTGCTCCACGATGGTTTCAGATGGCCCTGATGAAGCACGATGGTCTTTTTCGGCTGCTGGAGGCTAACGGTAAAGAACTGCTATTTGCCAAGATGCAGCCCTTACAAAGCAGCAAAAGCTCCAAACAGGAGGatgcagcttctgctgctcgACGCATCGCTATAGAAACCATGCTGGAGGAATTGGCCCCTAACCTGTGGGAGGATGATCTGGACCGGCTGGTGGATTTTGGTCACATCATCAGCCCAGAGTTGGAGATggttaatatgttttttttctttctttctgtttagttgtttgtttttatgatcccctaaagcaggggtgtcaaactctttTTCACaaagggccacatcagcatagcggctgtcctcagggggccagatataacttataaatgtaactaaatgtaatgaaaaataaatgtaactactccttaatgttaaataactcactTATTTactatgactttttaaagtgacaataacagttgcatagaaaacatatgtttgcttgttagcataaatccttttaaatttgattctgtcaggttaggttatatggacagtgtttaagtcttAATGTATCGTTGCCCAATCCGTTATTTCAAGTCTGTTTCCCccaagatatgaataaatacacacccacttttattctaagaaattcaaaacttttatgcttttgccggccacataaaatgacatggagggccacatttggcccgcgggccttgagtttgacacatgtgccctAAAGGATAAAATAgaacacatagaaagaaaaaagggaaatactCTGAGCCTTtataatatatacatacacgattgattaaaaaatacaaagccTTTTAGAAATAAGATATTTAGAAGGTAAAAGCacgaacaaaacatttttatttaaaataagcaCAAGTAACAAGGAAGGAAGTACAAAAGTgggaaaatcataaaaacat is from Oryzias latipes chromosome 7, ASM223467v1 and encodes:
- the LOC101165482 gene encoding uncharacterized protein LOC101165482, translated to MSSGNNSHPTKFSLVQVKGTWIRQNEQNQVEGGKWSEAKIYEDKSKHGVSWTVVSPIVFTYRVIQCQNILDPENDTLLWGHLGSQVHANAGCTSKPIKRFVVIDETVNQLYGSQVARYFDAREVVYKILPLPTTEENKSMELVTVILEAVHHFGIDRRSEPIIAIGGGVCLDVVGLAASLYRRRTPYIRVPTTFLAYIDASVGAKTGVNFAGGKNKLGSYVPPVATFLDCSFFQTLPGRQISNGLAEMLKMALMKHDGLFRLLEANGKELLFAKMQPLQSSKSSKQEDAASAARRIAIETMLEELAPNLWEDDLDRLVDFGHIISPELEMRVLPTLLHGEAVNIDMSFMVYVAHTKGLLTADEKDRIICCMLALQLPVWHQDCTLALVQKSFKERMRHSAGSLRMPLPTGIGRAEIFHDMIEDSILHQAHQRWTDELSCHSEQQR